From the genome of Geothrix sp. 21YS21S-4, one region includes:
- a CDS encoding glycerate kinase codes for MRILVAPDSYKGSVSALGVAEAMERGIHAVFPAAEVIKVPIADGGEGTVEALVAATSGRLLHTEVRGPLGEPVRAHWGVSGDGSTAFLEMASASGLPLVPRERRDPRVTTTFGTGELMKAALDAGLRKLVIGIGGSATNDGGTGMARALGARFLDAEGRDLPEGGAALARVARVDLSGLDPRLAETSILVACDVDNPLCGPRGASAVYGPQKGATPEMVQELDAALGVFADVATTATGRDIALQPGAGAAGGLGAGLLFFTPASLRPGVSIVLETTGFETLTEGADLVITGEGRTDFQTAMGKAPVGVAAVAKRHGVPVICIAGGLGDGADDVLGHGIDALATTVPQPMTLEACMGQGAELVEAAAARACRLVKVGMSLRG; via the coding sequence ATGCGCATTCTCGTGGCTCCTGATTCCTACAAGGGGAGCGTGTCGGCGCTCGGCGTGGCCGAGGCCATGGAGCGGGGCATCCATGCGGTGTTTCCGGCGGCGGAGGTGATCAAGGTTCCCATCGCCGACGGCGGCGAAGGAACGGTGGAAGCGCTGGTGGCGGCCACCAGCGGGCGGCTGCTGCACACGGAGGTTCGCGGCCCCCTCGGCGAGCCCGTCCGCGCCCACTGGGGCGTCTCCGGCGATGGAAGCACCGCGTTCCTGGAGATGGCCTCGGCCTCGGGTCTTCCGCTGGTTCCCCGAGAGCGGCGCGATCCGCGCGTCACCACCACCTTCGGAACCGGCGAGCTGATGAAGGCCGCCCTGGACGCGGGCCTGCGGAAGCTGGTGATCGGGATCGGCGGCAGCGCCACCAACGACGGCGGCACGGGCATGGCCCGGGCGCTGGGCGCGCGATTCCTCGATGCCGAGGGCCGCGACCTGCCCGAGGGCGGCGCCGCGCTCGCTCGCGTGGCCCGCGTCGATTTGTCGGGTCTGGATCCGCGGCTGGCGGAGACGTCGATCCTCGTCGCCTGCGACGTGGACAATCCCCTGTGCGGCCCCCGCGGCGCGTCCGCCGTCTACGGACCCCAGAAGGGCGCCACGCCGGAGATGGTCCAGGAACTGGACGCGGCCCTGGGCGTCTTCGCGGACGTGGCCACGACGGCGACGGGGCGCGACATCGCGCTCCAGCCAGGAGCTGGCGCCGCTGGCGGCCTGGGCGCGGGGCTGCTGTTCTTTACGCCCGCCAGCCTGCGGCCGGGGGTCTCCATCGTGCTCGAAACCACGGGCTTCGAGACGCTGACGGAAGGCGCCGACCTCGTCATCACGGGCGAGGGCCGCACCGATTTCCAGACGGCCATGGGCAAGGCGCCAGTGGGCGTGGCGGCGGTGGCCAAGCGCCACGGCGTGCCCGTGATCTGCATCGCGGGCGGCCTGGGCGACGGCGCGGACGACGTGCTGGGCCACGGGATCGACGCCCTGGCCACCACCGTTCCCCAGCCCATGACGCTGGAGGCCTGCATGGGCCAGGGCGCCGAACTGGTGGAGGCCGCGGCCGCGCGGGCCTGCCGGCTGGTGAAAGTCGGCATGTCGCTGCGCGGCTGA
- a CDS encoding type II toxin-antitoxin system PemK/MazF family toxin, with the protein MIREDLPRCSRGEIWLLDWNPRRGSEQGGFRPGLIVQSDLGNHAPGARTTIVVPLTTQARPYVFYVPLPKGKDTGLPADSWANATQLFTVDKSRLAKRLGRASAEQLESLAQALAGVLEI; encoded by the coding sequence ATGATCCGGGAGGATCTGCCCCGGTGCTCCCGCGGCGAGATCTGGCTGCTGGATTGGAACCCGCGGCGGGGCTCGGAGCAGGGCGGTTTCCGGCCCGGCCTCATCGTCCAGTCGGATCTCGGCAATCACGCGCCGGGAGCGCGCACCACCATCGTGGTCCCTCTGACCACCCAGGCCCGGCCCTACGTCTTCTACGTTCCCCTCCCCAAGGGAAAGGACACCGGCCTGCCCGCGGATTCCTGGGCCAACGCCACGCAGCTCTTCACGGTGGACAAGAGCCGACTGGCGAAGCGCCTGGGCCGGGCCTCCGCTGAACAGCTGGAGAGCCTGGCCCAGGCGCTGGCGGGGGTCCTGGAAATCTAG
- a CDS encoding pyridoxal phosphate-dependent aminotransferase, whose translation MSTPLLSPETPAFAVSEGNLVPVGDHLGRLAPIPPSRMFLINKSLKVFQEKQPGVPVFDASQGDGGASLPGVPEALLDRAFALQKQHGTAYDMPFGTDAYRRAVAEQYWKLDAATGWGPANVIGTQGGRDGLVKAYQAMLALGHGRQGDVVVVSRVPWISYNWGPYGIGANVMWAPGRAEEGWAYSEEGIRACVAEAAKSGRKVAGLVITSPDNPTGQTLTLDRQIALARAALEAGVAFVLFDWMYHAVGDGEPYDVNVLLRAFEPELRKRLMILDGITKSLGGSNVRNCHLLADEAVVKVIVAQASHTVIPSFFSLAVAMAAYEMGFRKASAPIADPTRASRAWLRGFLKDQGLTHIIGQGYYAFIRVADAVAAQGWADSEPLGQHLAENHGVAVVPGAFFSPYGAEWIRFSYATPVERTQGAAERLMEALKTLQN comes from the coding sequence GTGTCGACGCCGCTGCTCTCTCCCGAGACGCCTGCCTTCGCTGTATCCGAAGGGAACCTCGTCCCCGTGGGCGACCACCTGGGCCGGTTGGCGCCCATCCCGCCGTCGCGGATGTTCCTCATCAACAAGTCGCTGAAGGTGTTCCAGGAGAAGCAGCCCGGCGTGCCCGTCTTCGACGCCAGCCAGGGCGATGGCGGCGCGTCGCTGCCCGGCGTGCCCGAGGCGCTGCTGGACCGGGCCTTCGCGCTCCAGAAGCAGCACGGCACGGCCTACGACATGCCCTTCGGCACCGATGCCTACCGAAGGGCCGTGGCGGAGCAGTACTGGAAGCTCGACGCGGCCACCGGCTGGGGGCCGGCCAACGTCATCGGCACCCAGGGCGGGCGCGACGGGCTGGTGAAGGCCTACCAGGCCATGCTGGCCCTGGGCCACGGCCGCCAGGGCGACGTGGTGGTGGTGAGCCGCGTGCCGTGGATCAGCTACAACTGGGGCCCCTACGGCATCGGCGCCAACGTGATGTGGGCGCCGGGCCGGGCCGAGGAAGGCTGGGCCTACTCCGAAGAGGGGATCCGGGCCTGCGTGGCCGAGGCCGCGAAATCCGGCCGCAAGGTCGCGGGCCTGGTCATCACCAGCCCCGACAACCCCACGGGCCAGACCCTCACCCTGGATCGCCAGATCGCCCTGGCCCGCGCGGCGCTGGAAGCGGGCGTGGCCTTCGTCCTGTTCGACTGGATGTACCACGCCGTGGGCGACGGCGAGCCCTACGACGTCAACGTCCTGCTGCGCGCCTTCGAGCCGGAGCTGCGCAAGCGCCTGATGATCCTCGACGGGATCACCAAGAGCCTCGGCGGATCCAATGTCCGCAACTGCCACCTGCTGGCGGACGAAGCCGTGGTGAAGGTGATCGTCGCCCAGGCCTCGCACACCGTGATCCCTTCCTTCTTCAGCCTGGCCGTGGCCATGGCCGCCTACGAGATGGGCTTCCGGAAGGCCTCCGCGCCCATCGCCGATCCCACCCGCGCCAGCCGCGCCTGGCTCCGCGGCTTCCTGAAGGACCAGGGCCTGACCCACATCATCGGCCAGGGCTACTACGCCTTCATCCGCGTGGCGGACGCCGTGGCCGCCCAGGGCTGGGCCGATTCCGAGCCCCTGGGCCAGCACCTCGCCGAGAACCACGGCGTGGCCGTCGTCCCCGGCGCCTTCTTCAGCCCCTACGGCGCCGAGTGGATCCGCTTCTCCTACGCCACGCCCGTGGAGCGCACCCAGGGCGCCGCGGAGCGGCTGATGGAAGCCCTGAAGACCCTTCAGAACTGA
- a CDS encoding toxin-antitoxin system HicB family antitoxin, with product MFTTTLRLDDDLGRFLREAADAQDMSVNGWVADLLRREQAAAARRRLAADWAAYGKDEAAQDVDYAFSAQADVAAEPPHRTYRARKSK from the coding sequence ATGTTCACCACCACCCTTCGCCTCGACGACGACCTGGGCCGCTTCCTCCGCGAGGCGGCGGACGCCCAGGACATGAGCGTCAACGGCTGGGTGGCGGACCTGCTGCGGCGGGAGCAGGCCGCGGCGGCCCGGCGCAGGTTGGCCGCGGATTGGGCCGCCTATGGCAAGGATGAGGCGGCCCAGGACGTGGACTACGCCTTCTCCGCACAGGCGGACGTGGCCGCCGAGCCTCCCCACCGGACCTACCGCGCCCGGAAATCGAAATGA
- a CDS encoding carbonic anhydrase has translation MNLRLFTTLALLAPLSLGAQSHAAHPTTKAAAPAAASVSGIPATPEAALAELTDGNGRFVAGKRVRTVDTGNDAALRTTLAKGQSPFATIITCSDSRVPDSLVFDQEMGRLFTIREAGNAPDLQGIASAEYAAAHLGSKLIVVMGHTSCGAVKAVREANGQPLPGNLWSLQAGMAGLLESTPQDPNEDAKGHTARLEEANAKRQAHSILDRSVLLHDLAAAGKIRVVPAVYNLASGKVQFFKEVEVKAATVAQHH, from the coding sequence ATGAACCTCCGCCTTTTCACAACGCTCGCCCTTCTCGCTCCGCTCTCCCTCGGAGCCCAGAGCCACGCCGCCCATCCGACCACCAAGGCCGCGGCGCCCGCGGCCGCCTCCGTCTCGGGCATCCCCGCGACGCCGGAAGCCGCCCTGGCCGAACTGACGGACGGCAATGGCCGCTTCGTCGCCGGCAAGCGCGTGCGCACCGTGGACACGGGCAACGACGCGGCGCTGCGGACGACCCTGGCCAAGGGCCAGTCCCCCTTCGCCACCATCATCACCTGCTCGGACAGCCGCGTGCCCGACAGCCTGGTGTTCGATCAGGAGATGGGCCGCCTGTTCACCATCCGCGAAGCGGGCAACGCCCCCGACCTGCAGGGCATCGCTTCCGCCGAATACGCCGCCGCCCACCTGGGCTCCAAGCTGATCGTCGTCATGGGTCACACCAGCTGCGGCGCCGTGAAGGCCGTCCGCGAGGCCAACGGCCAGCCCCTGCCGGGCAACCTGTGGTCCCTCCAGGCCGGCATGGCGGGCCTGCTGGAGAGCACGCCCCAGGATCCCAACGAGGACGCCAAGGGCCACACCGCCCGCCTGGAGGAAGCCAACGCCAAGCGCCAGGCCCACTCCATCCTGGACCGCTCCGTCCTGCTGCATGACCTGGCCGCGGCCGGCAAGATCCGCGTGGTCCCCGCCGTCTACAACCTGGCCTCCGGCAAGGTCCAGTTCTTCAAGGAAGTCGAAGTGAAGGCGGCCACCGTCGCCCAGCACCACTAG
- a CDS encoding pyridoxal-dependent decarboxylase codes for MDAQEFRRLGYQLVDWIADYREGLERLPVMSPAQPGEIRAAFPDHPPLHGGRVAQALTALERDVLPGITHWNHPSFFAYFPSNTSYASILGDLAASGLGAQGMSWQTSPAATEVEEVVMDWLRQMVGLSPAFTGVIHDTASTATFTALLCARERASEYAQNGEGLQSGEAPLVVYATDQGHSSIEKAALLAGFGRSFLRLIPTDDDHAIRVDLLRAAIEKDLEIGLRPCALVACVGTTGTTAVDSVAALADLAEAHGMWLHVDAALAGTAMVLPECRWMWDGVERADSVVFNPHKWMGVGFDLSAYYVRDPQHLIRVMSTNPSYLRTAQDGQVTNFRDWHIQLGRRFRALKLWFYLMDVGVEGLQARLRRDLDNAQWLKAQVDAAPDWERLAPVPLQTVCLRHLKPGLDAAAHAAHNLDIARRVNESGRAYLTPSVLKGTQMLRVSIGAEPTERRHVEALWRALVEAAQAE; via the coding sequence ATGGACGCCCAAGAATTCCGCCGCCTCGGATATCAGCTCGTGGACTGGATCGCGGACTACCGCGAAGGCCTGGAGCGCCTGCCCGTCATGAGCCCCGCGCAACCCGGCGAGATCCGAGCTGCGTTCCCGGATCATCCGCCCCTCCACGGGGGCCGCGTGGCCCAGGCCCTCACGGCGCTCGAGCGCGACGTGCTGCCCGGCATCACCCACTGGAATCACCCGTCATTCTTCGCCTATTTCCCCAGCAACACCAGCTACGCGTCGATTCTCGGCGATCTGGCCGCCTCGGGGCTGGGCGCGCAGGGAATGAGCTGGCAGACCAGCCCCGCCGCCACCGAAGTCGAGGAAGTGGTCATGGATTGGCTCCGGCAGATGGTGGGCCTCAGCCCGGCGTTCACCGGCGTCATCCACGACACCGCCAGCACCGCCACCTTCACCGCCCTTCTCTGCGCGCGGGAGCGGGCCTCCGAGTACGCCCAGAACGGCGAGGGCCTCCAGAGCGGCGAGGCGCCGCTGGTGGTCTACGCCACGGACCAGGGCCACAGCTCCATCGAGAAGGCGGCCCTCCTCGCGGGCTTCGGCCGCAGCTTCCTCCGGCTGATCCCCACGGACGACGACCACGCCATCCGCGTGGACCTCCTGCGCGCGGCCATCGAGAAGGACCTCGAAATCGGCCTGCGCCCCTGCGCGCTGGTGGCCTGCGTGGGGACCACGGGAACGACCGCGGTGGATTCCGTGGCCGCCCTCGCGGACTTGGCGGAGGCCCACGGAATGTGGCTGCACGTGGACGCCGCCCTCGCCGGGACGGCCATGGTCCTGCCCGAGTGCCGCTGGATGTGGGACGGCGTGGAGCGGGCCGACAGCGTGGTGTTCAACCCCCACAAGTGGATGGGCGTGGGCTTCGACCTCAGCGCCTACTACGTGCGCGACCCCCAGCACCTGATCCGGGTCATGAGCACCAATCCCAGCTACCTGCGCACCGCGCAGGACGGCCAGGTGACCAATTTCCGGGACTGGCACATCCAGCTGGGTCGCCGCTTCCGCGCGCTGAAGCTGTGGTTCTACCTGATGGACGTGGGCGTGGAGGGCCTCCAGGCCCGCCTCCGCCGCGACCTGGACAACGCCCAGTGGCTGAAGGCGCAGGTGGACGCCGCGCCGGACTGGGAGCGCCTGGCGCCGGTGCCCCTCCAGACCGTCTGCCTTCGCCACCTGAAGCCCGGCCTGGACGCCGCCGCGCACGCCGCCCACAACCTCGACATCGCCCGCCGCGTGAACGAGAGCGGCCGCGCCTACCTCACGCCGTCGGTCCTCAAGGGAACGCAGATGCTCCGCGTCAGCATCGGCGCGGAGCCCACGGAGCGGCGCCACGTCGAGGCGCTGTGGCGGGCCCTCGTGGAGGCAGCCCAGGCGGAGTGA
- a CDS encoding M20/M25/M40 family metallo-hydrolase: MFDLNAFVEKFQLARQTALETRPGGGLCGLELEWNLVDPQFRPLLTVGTGPDRMSFVDYLRSQVLAPWTEEYHQLEVFHWMIEWVTRPYHTPKGAVYEGRLLEAALINALAKAGRAFGEPLHYWHGNLLVLPEIGPDCVPESWHLAKRRYLQRCVEMYGTELATAGTHSNLSLPEPMLAWDFMHLPDAQRGDRHLDDYKNGVYITGTRLMRAFAALFIATSASTPLQASEENGRPVVRLTPYESVRNLTFPNPPALDVADLNRSHPDYLRLSYDLVRSGVRFGNNNWIPVRARSQAEPVERLIQVTSDQLHDIYARGLFAAGETRNVEDMAAQIERQNLFARIDLPMARVEVRTDDPGHELALDVANLTLKHLLLLRFYGDPEFARGFRYDAEDIARARRNENLAAREGLRAVIEDPLTAKPVALRAFLDWTLQQLRPLAEALGYWDDLQPLREQVAGAPSTAERIRQRLQAKLGSSDVVPPELLVELGEARKAQVRDEVETVTAHLADLRGEEGKLQDFVERARDEVELDPAAPVRFSPRPETVVDADYPDKAAEIVALAQRLVRIPSVTACPQERLPEIHRAHTFICDYLRNHGVPVRVFHDGPFPAVLAHFPGGETAPAMLSGHFDVVAPEPDDSQFEPKVEGDYLWGRGAADMKTVVATYLVWMKDVLKKGTPYPPVNLLLVGNEENGELEPMGTPHVLEILKRETGYAPALFVAGERTGEKGTELWGEVCTENRGVLRFELLARGARAHSGLGGGADLTERLLAAREALRGLFARRLTLASPDGWQSLARFAYIQVGTPGIFNITPDLGALGVEIRPIPQDDVSGLRADIEALAAEQGLEFQPSAWEPGVACDPQNPHLQALLAGIGSAGGEARLGRKGAGTSARFAPGGQGVVWGQTGIGPHAAGERHYIPSIEPYYRALDGFAAELAKG, translated from the coding sequence GTGTTCGACCTGAACGCTTTCGTCGAGAAGTTCCAGCTGGCGCGGCAGACGGCGCTGGAGACGCGGCCGGGGGGCGGGCTGTGCGGGCTGGAGCTGGAGTGGAACCTGGTGGATCCGCAGTTCCGGCCCCTGCTGACGGTGGGAACGGGGCCGGATCGGATGTCCTTCGTGGACTACCTGCGCTCGCAGGTGCTGGCGCCGTGGACCGAGGAGTACCACCAGCTCGAAGTCTTCCACTGGATGATCGAGTGGGTGACGCGGCCGTACCACACGCCCAAGGGCGCGGTCTACGAGGGGCGGCTGCTGGAGGCGGCGCTGATCAACGCCCTGGCGAAGGCCGGCCGGGCCTTCGGCGAGCCGCTCCACTACTGGCACGGCAACCTCCTCGTCCTGCCCGAAATCGGCCCGGACTGCGTGCCGGAGTCCTGGCACCTGGCCAAGCGCCGCTACCTCCAGCGCTGCGTCGAGATGTACGGGACGGAACTCGCGACCGCCGGCACCCACTCCAACCTCAGCCTGCCCGAGCCCATGCTGGCCTGGGACTTCATGCACCTGCCCGACGCCCAGCGCGGGGACCGCCACCTGGACGACTACAAGAACGGCGTCTACATCACGGGCACGCGGCTGATGCGGGCCTTCGCGGCCCTGTTCATCGCCACCAGCGCGAGCACGCCCCTCCAGGCCTCGGAGGAGAACGGTCGGCCCGTGGTGCGGCTCACGCCCTACGAATCCGTGCGGAACCTCACCTTCCCCAACCCGCCGGCCCTGGACGTGGCGGACCTGAACCGCAGCCATCCCGACTACCTGCGCCTGTCCTACGACCTGGTCCGCAGCGGCGTCCGCTTCGGGAACAACAACTGGATCCCCGTCCGCGCCCGCTCCCAGGCGGAGCCCGTGGAGCGGCTGATCCAGGTGACCAGCGATCAGCTCCACGACATCTACGCGCGGGGCCTGTTCGCCGCGGGCGAGACGCGGAACGTGGAGGACATGGCCGCCCAGATCGAGCGGCAGAACCTGTTCGCCCGCATCGACCTGCCCATGGCCCGCGTGGAGGTGCGCACCGACGACCCGGGCCACGAACTGGCGCTGGACGTGGCGAACCTCACCCTCAAGCACCTGCTGCTGCTGCGCTTCTACGGCGATCCTGAATTCGCGCGGGGGTTCCGCTACGACGCCGAGGACATCGCCCGCGCCCGCCGCAACGAGAACCTCGCCGCCCGCGAGGGGCTGCGCGCCGTCATCGAGGACCCGCTCACCGCGAAGCCCGTGGCGCTGCGCGCCTTCCTGGACTGGACGCTCCAGCAGCTCCGGCCGCTGGCGGAGGCACTGGGCTACTGGGACGACCTCCAGCCGCTGCGGGAGCAGGTCGCGGGCGCGCCCAGCACCGCCGAGAGGATCCGCCAGCGCCTCCAGGCGAAGCTGGGCAGCTCGGACGTGGTGCCTCCCGAGCTGCTCGTGGAGCTGGGCGAGGCCCGCAAGGCCCAGGTGCGCGACGAGGTGGAGACCGTCACCGCCCACCTCGCCGATTTGCGCGGCGAGGAAGGCAAGCTCCAGGACTTCGTCGAGCGGGCCCGGGACGAGGTCGAGCTGGATCCCGCGGCGCCGGTGCGCTTCAGTCCCCGGCCCGAGACCGTGGTGGACGCGGACTACCCCGACAAGGCCGCCGAGATCGTCGCCCTGGCCCAGCGCCTGGTGCGCATCCCCAGCGTCACCGCGTGCCCCCAGGAGCGGCTACCCGAGATCCACCGGGCCCACACCTTCATCTGCGACTACCTCCGCAACCACGGCGTCCCTGTCCGCGTCTTCCACGACGGCCCTTTTCCCGCGGTGCTCGCCCATTTCCCCGGGGGCGAAACGGCCCCGGCCATGCTCAGCGGCCACTTCGACGTGGTGGCGCCGGAGCCGGACGACAGCCAGTTCGAGCCGAAGGTGGAGGGCGACTACCTGTGGGGGCGCGGCGCGGCGGACATGAAGACCGTGGTGGCCACCTACCTCGTGTGGATGAAGGACGTCCTCAAGAAGGGCACGCCCTATCCGCCCGTGAACCTGCTGCTGGTGGGGAACGAGGAGAACGGCGAGTTGGAGCCCATGGGCACGCCGCACGTCCTGGAGATCCTGAAGCGGGAGACGGGCTACGCTCCGGCGCTCTTCGTGGCGGGCGAGCGCACCGGCGAGAAGGGCACGGAACTGTGGGGCGAGGTCTGCACCGAGAACCGCGGCGTGCTCCGCTTCGAGCTGCTAGCCCGGGGCGCCCGCGCCCACAGCGGCCTGGGAGGCGGCGCGGATCTCACGGAGCGCCTCCTGGCCGCCCGGGAGGCGCTGCGGGGCCTGTTCGCCCGACGCCTGACGCTGGCCTCGCCCGACGGCTGGCAGTCCCTGGCCCGCTTCGCCTACATCCAGGTGGGGACGCCCGGCATCTTCAATATCACGCCCGACCTGGGCGCCCTTGGCGTGGAGATCCGCCCCATCCCCCAGGACGACGTGTCGGGCCTGCGGGCGGACATCGAGGCCCTGGCCGCGGAACAGGGGCTGGAATTCCAGCCCTCCGCGTGGGAGCCGGGCGTCGCCTGCGATCCCCAAAATCCCCACCTCCAAGCGCTGCTCGCCGGGATCGGCAGCGCGGGCGGCGAGGCGCGCCTGGGCCGCAAGGGCGCGGGCACCTCCGCGCGATTCGCGCCCGGGGGCCAGGGCGTGGTGTGGGGCCAGACGGGCATCGGCCCCCACGCCGCGGGCGAGCGCCACTACATCCCCAGCATCGAGCCCTACTACCGCGCCCTGGACGGCTTCGCGGCGGAACTGGCCAAGGGCTGA
- a CDS encoding FAD-binding oxidoreductase, translating to MLDKGVVEKLHAIVGKDNVLTRKVELVAYSYDATADMPRQMPDVVVMPTTSDMVQEVVKLAKAHDLAIYPRGAGSNLSGGTIPFKKGIVLSFQRMNQILEIDTANLTATVQPGVVIAALNAAIAQHGLIYPPDPGTVATATMGGSSAENSGGLRGLKYGVTKNYIMGMEVVLASGDKVRFGGKTVKNVTAYDFSNLFIGSEGTLGITTELTCKLIPAPKFRRTMMGIFSTLEDAGNAVAGIIAAHVIPATLEIMDNKTIRTVEAFANIGLPVDAKALLLCEVDGMSQDLVDSEAQAVVEVLKRNNCEYKAANTDAERDQLWLARRNALPALASLDNTCIVEDATVPRSRITEMLVACEQIAERHGVTIGTFGHAGDGNLHPTILYNMYDEDLTARVHLAIDEIFATALALGGTLSGEHGIGMAKMKYLRNELGQSGLDLMRTIKEALDPDYRLNPGKMVPLPEVVA from the coding sequence ATGCTCGACAAAGGGGTTGTGGAAAAACTTCACGCCATCGTTGGCAAGGACAACGTGCTCACCCGCAAGGTGGAGCTGGTCGCCTACAGCTACGACGCCACCGCCGACATGCCCCGGCAGATGCCCGACGTGGTGGTGATGCCCACCACCAGCGACATGGTCCAGGAAGTCGTCAAGCTGGCGAAGGCCCATGACCTCGCCATCTATCCCCGTGGCGCGGGCTCGAACCTCAGCGGCGGCACCATTCCGTTCAAGAAGGGGATCGTCCTCTCCTTCCAGCGGATGAACCAGATCCTGGAGATCGACACGGCCAACCTCACCGCCACGGTGCAGCCCGGCGTCGTCATCGCGGCGCTGAACGCCGCCATCGCCCAGCACGGCCTCATCTATCCGCCCGATCCCGGCACCGTCGCCACGGCCACCATGGGCGGCTCCAGCGCCGAGAACTCCGGCGGGCTGCGCGGCCTGAAGTACGGCGTGACCAAGAACTACATCATGGGCATGGAAGTGGTCCTGGCCAGCGGCGACAAGGTGCGCTTCGGCGGCAAGACCGTGAAGAACGTCACCGCCTACGACTTCTCGAACCTGTTCATCGGCTCCGAGGGCACCCTCGGGATCACCACCGAGCTGACCTGCAAGCTGATCCCCGCGCCCAAGTTCCGCCGCACCATGATGGGGATCTTCAGCACGCTGGAGGACGCGGGCAACGCCGTCGCCGGGATCATCGCGGCGCACGTCATTCCCGCCACGCTCGAGATCATGGACAACAAGACCATCCGCACCGTCGAGGCCTTCGCCAACATCGGCCTGCCGGTGGACGCCAAGGCCCTGCTGCTGTGCGAAGTGGACGGCATGTCCCAGGACCTCGTGGACTCCGAGGCCCAGGCGGTGGTCGAGGTGCTCAAGCGGAACAACTGCGAGTACAAGGCGGCGAACACCGACGCCGAGCGCGACCAGCTGTGGCTGGCCCGCCGCAACGCCCTGCCGGCGCTCGCGTCGCTGGACAACACCTGCATCGTCGAGGACGCCACCGTGCCCCGCAGCCGCATCACCGAGATGCTGGTGGCCTGCGAGCAGATCGCCGAGCGCCACGGCGTCACCATCGGCACCTTCGGCCACGCCGGCGACGGCAACCTCCACCCGACGATCCTCTACAACATGTACGACGAGGACCTCACCGCCCGCGTCCACCTCGCCATCGACGAGATCTTCGCCACGGCGCTGGCCCTCGGCGGAACCCTGTCCGGCGAGCACGGCATCGGCATGGCGAAGATGAAGTACCTCCGCAACGAGCTGGGCCAGAGCGGGCTCGACCTGATGCGCACCATCAAGGAGGCGCTGGATCCTGACTACCGCCTGAACCCCGGGAAGATGGTGCCCCTGCCCGAGGTCGTGGCATGA
- a CDS encoding (Fe-S)-binding protein — translation MSADTALSAACTAPTYHDDLRLVRDEIDKCMKCGNCMAVCPVYSVDKDEMAVTRSKIAVADAVLKGDLSLDDPEVSDMVFNCLVCKSCMSNCPTKVGYDRIALGFRAALVRKNGLPWLKKLIFSALKNPKAFGAAMKVGASLSGIAFKGDRKLKAISPRSPFALVGGSVGFDAERKLPELTVKPLQERVPDVVRPAEVKVKAAFFTGDSLNHFYPDTGQDLIDVLVENGVEVHIPKAQACCGIPVLVHGDAETARRMARHNLDTFEATGCDYLVTGCGSCGGAWQHDYVDLLAGDPVYKVKAEHWAKRTYDVSTFLTKVLSFRQPKGTVETVVTFHDSCHLKKGMKVFAEPRAILKSIPGVQLKEMSAPDTCCGSGGSYVLSHYETAATIGKNKAADIDRTGADMVSTGCPACMMQLLENVNRHGQKQTVSHYISLLAESYRREKAAS, via the coding sequence ATGAGCGCGGACACCGCCCTTTCCGCCGCCTGTACGGCGCCCACGTACCACGACGACCTGCGCCTGGTGCGGGACGAGATCGACAAGTGCATGAAGTGCGGCAACTGCATGGCCGTGTGTCCCGTCTACTCCGTGGACAAGGACGAGATGGCCGTGACCCGCTCCAAGATCGCCGTGGCCGACGCCGTCCTGAAGGGCGACCTGTCCCTGGACGATCCCGAAGTCTCGGACATGGTCTTCAACTGCCTGGTCTGCAAGTCCTGCATGAGCAACTGCCCGACCAAGGTGGGCTACGACCGCATCGCCCTCGGCTTCCGCGCTGCCCTCGTGCGGAAGAACGGCCTGCCGTGGCTGAAGAAGCTGATCTTCTCCGCCCTCAAGAACCCCAAGGCCTTCGGCGCCGCCATGAAGGTGGGCGCGTCGCTGTCCGGCATCGCCTTCAAGGGCGACCGCAAACTGAAGGCCATCTCGCCCCGCTCGCCCTTCGCCCTGGTGGGCGGCAGCGTCGGGTTCGACGCCGAGCGCAAGCTGCCCGAGCTGACCGTCAAGCCGCTCCAGGAGCGCGTCCCCGACGTGGTGCGCCCCGCGGAGGTCAAGGTGAAGGCGGCCTTCTTCACCGGCGATTCGCTCAACCACTTTTATCCCGACACCGGCCAGGACCTGATTGACGTCCTGGTGGAGAACGGCGTGGAGGTCCACATCCCCAAGGCCCAGGCCTGCTGCGGGATTCCGGTGCTGGTCCACGGCGATGCCGAGACCGCGCGCCGCATGGCCCGCCACAACCTCGACACCTTCGAGGCCACCGGCTGCGACTACCTGGTGACGGGCTGCGGCTCCTGCGGCGGCGCCTGGCAGCACGACTACGTGGACCTGCTGGCCGGCGATCCCGTCTACAAGGTCAAGGCGGAGCACTGGGCCAAGCGCACCTACGACGTGTCCACCTTCCTCACCAAGGTGCTGTCGTTCCGCCAGCCCAAGGGCACGGTGGAGACGGTCGTCACCTTCCACGATTCCTGCCACCTGAAGAAGGGCATGAAGGTCTTCGCCGAGCCTCGCGCCATCCTGAAGAGCATTCCCGGCGTGCAGCTCAAGGAGATGTCGGCGCCCGACACCTGCTGCGGCAGCGGCGGCTCCTACGTCCTCTCCCACTACGAGACGGCGGCCACCATCGGGAAGAACAAGGCCGCGGACATCGACCGCACCGGCGCCGACATGGTCTCTACGGGCTGCCCCGCCTGCATGATGCAGCTCCTGGAGAACGTCAACCGCCACGGCCAGAAGCAGACGGTGAGCCACTACATCTCCCTGCTGGCCGAGTCCTACCGCCGCGAGAAGGCCGCCTCCTAG